The following proteins are encoded in a genomic region of Magnolia sinica isolate HGM2019 chromosome 1, MsV1, whole genome shotgun sequence:
- the LOC131243410 gene encoding tyrosine decarboxylase-like: MGSLHTDVLQNNPVDLLNPLDPEEFRKQGHMIIDFLADYYRDIEKYPVRSQVEPGYLHKRLPDSAPYNPEPIESIMQDIQNDIIPGITHWQSPNYFAYFPSSGSTAGFLGEMLSTGFNVVGFNWMSSPAATELESIVMDWLGKMLKLPNSFMFSGNGGGVLQGTTCEAILCTMTAARDRMLKKIGRENIGRLVVYGSDQTHCALQKAGQIAGIHPANFRPVKTSKSTAFGLSPESLRAAITKDIENGLVPLFLCATIGTTSSTAVDPIGPLCDVAKDYGIWVHVDAAYAGSACICPEFRHFIDGVEGADSFSLNAHKWFFTTLDCCCLWVKDPNSLVQALSTNPEYLRNKATESKQVVDYKDWQIALSRRFRSMKLWLVLRSYGVSNLRNFLRSHVKMAKQFEGLVRMDRRFEIVVPRTFAMVCFRLLPPDDGDLENGSGEERANDLNHRFLEAMNASGRVYMTHAVVGGVYIIRFAVGTTLTEERHVNKAWKVVQEHADALVCPVVDGDFWL; encoded by the coding sequence ATGGGCAGTCTCCACACCGACGTCCTACAAAACAACCCAGTGGACCTACTAAACCCCTTAGACCCAGAGGAATTCAGGAAACAAGGCCACATGATCATCGACTTCCTGGCTGACTACTACCGGGACATTGAAAAGTACCCAGTCCGCAGCCAGGTCGAGCCAGGCTACCTCCATAAACGCCTCCCCGATTCCGCCCCATACAACCCCGAACCCATTGAATCCATCATGCAAGACATCCAGAACGATATCATTCCAGGAATCACACATTGGCAGAGCCCTAACTATTTCGCTTACTTCCCCTCCAGCGGCAGCACCGCTGGATTCCTCGGTGAGATGCTCAGCACTGGATTCAACGTCGTTGGATTCAACTGGATGTCTTCACCTGCCGCCACTGAGCTCGAGAGCATTGTCATGGATTGGCTCGGCAAGATGCTCAAGCTCCCCAACTCATTCATGTTCTCCGGCAATGGCGGTGGCGTCCTGCAAGGTACTACTTGCGAAGCTATTCTTTGTACTATGACAGCTGCTCGTGACCGTATGTTGAAGAAAATCGGCAGAGAGAACATCGGACGGCTTGTAGTATACGGGTCCGATCAAACACATTGTGCACTTCAGAAAGCCGGGCAGATAGCTGGAATCCACCCAGCTAATTTCCGCCCAGTGAAAACGTCTAAATCGACCGCATTCGGGCTATCTCCAGAATCCTTACGTGCTGCTATCACGAAAGATATCGAAAATGGTCTCGTCCCACTCTTCCTCTGTGCCACAATTGGAACCACTTCATCTACTGCCGTTGATCCAATCGGGCCATTGTGTGATGTTGCGAAAGATTACGGAATATGGGTCCACGTCGATGCGGCGTATGCTGGCAGTGCATGTATTTGCCCGGAGTTCAGGCACTTCATAGATGGTGTGGAGGGTGCAGATTCATTTTCTCTCAATGCACACAAATGGTTCTTTACAACCCTAGATTGCTGCTGTTTATGGGTCAAAGATCCAAATTCTCTTGTTCAGGCACTTTCAACCAATCCTGAGTATTTGAGGAATAAGGCCACTGAATCAAAGCAAGTTGTTGATTACAAGGACTGGCAGATCGCTCTTAGCCGTCGGTTCCGGTCCATGAAGCTGTGGCTTGTTTTACGTAGCTATGGTGTGTCAAACCTACGTAACTTCCTAAGGAGCCATGTTAAGATGGCTAAGCAATTCGAAGGGCTGGTGCGTATGGATAGGAGGTTTGAGATAGTGGTCCCTAGGACCTTTGCCATGGTGTGCTTCAGACTCCTGCCGCCCGACGATGGGGACCTGGAAAATGGGTCTGGTGAGGAGCGTGCAAATGATCTCAACCATAGATTTTTAGAGGCCATGAATGCATCTGGACGTGTGTACATGACACATGCCGTGGTGGGGGGCGTATACATAATCCGGTTCGCCGTCGGGACGACCCTTACCGAAGAACGGCACGTGAATAAGGCGTGGAAGGTGGTACAGGAGCACGCGGATGCCCTGGTCTGTCCGGTCGTTGATGGCGATTTTTGGCTTTGA